Proteins encoded within one genomic window of Bacillus sp. F19:
- a CDS encoding CTP synthase, whose protein sequence is MTKYIFVTGGVVSSLGKGITAASLGRLLKNRGLKVTIQKFDPYINVDPGTMSPYQHGEVFVTDDGAETDLDLGHYERFIDINLNKYSNVTTGKIYSSVLKKERRGDYLGGTVQVIPHITNEIKDRVFRAGKETNADVVITEIGGTVGDIESLPFLEAIRQMKSDIGRDNVMYIHCTLVPYIKAAGEMKTKPTQHSVKELRSLGIQPNVIVLRTEMPISQDMKDKIALFCDIDTNAVIECRDADTLYSIPLALQEQHLDQITCDHLKLDSREPEMSEWIELVQKVTNLSKTVRIAIVGKYVELQDAYISVVEALRHAGYAFDADISIKWINAEEVTAMNTEELLSDVDGILVPGGFGDRGVEGKILATQYARENKVPFFGICLGMQVASIEYARNVLGLQGAHSSELDLATPYPIIDLLPEQKDIEDLGGTLRLGLYPAKLDPSSRAFEAYQDEVIYERHRHRYEFNNEYRQAMEDAGFIFSGTSPDGRLVEIIELKDHPWFVASQFHPEFTSRPTRPQPLFREFVNASLMASEK, encoded by the coding sequence ATGACAAAGTATATTTTTGTTACAGGAGGAGTTGTATCCTCATTAGGAAAAGGGATAACAGCTGCATCTCTTGGACGTTTGCTAAAAAATCGCGGATTAAAGGTGACAATCCAAAAGTTTGATCCATACATCAACGTGGACCCGGGAACGATGAGTCCTTATCAGCATGGAGAGGTCTTCGTAACGGACGATGGTGCTGAAACAGACTTGGACTTAGGACACTATGAGCGTTTCATTGACATAAATTTAAATAAATACAGCAACGTAACAACTGGTAAAATTTATTCTTCTGTATTAAAGAAAGAACGCCGCGGCGATTACCTTGGCGGAACAGTACAGGTTATTCCCCATATTACAAATGAGATTAAAGATCGTGTATTCCGTGCAGGAAAAGAAACAAATGCGGATGTTGTCATTACTGAAATCGGGGGAACGGTAGGGGATATCGAGTCACTTCCATTCCTTGAAGCAATCCGTCAAATGAAGAGTGACATTGGCCGTGACAATGTCATGTACATCCACTGTACACTTGTTCCTTACATCAAAGCTGCAGGCGAAATGAAAACAAAGCCGACTCAGCACAGTGTAAAAGAACTAAGAAGCTTGGGCATTCAGCCAAACGTAATCGTTCTTCGTACAGAAATGCCAATTTCACAGGACATGAAGGACAAAATTGCCTTATTCTGTGATATTGATACAAACGCAGTTATTGAATGCCGTGATGCAGATACTCTTTACTCCATTCCATTGGCACTTCAAGAACAGCATCTTGACCAAATCACTTGCGATCACTTAAAACTTGATTCACGCGAACCTGAAATGTCTGAGTGGATCGAGCTAGTTCAAAAAGTAACGAACCTTTCTAAAACAGTTCGCATCGCAATCGTCGGTAAATACGTAGAGCTTCAGGATGCCTACATTTCCGTTGTTGAAGCATTGCGTCATGCAGGCTATGCATTTGATGCAGACATCAGCATCAAATGGATCAACGCTGAAGAAGTAACTGCAATGAACACGGAAGAACTGCTTTCAGACGTGGATGGAATCCTTGTTCCAGGCGGATTCGGTGATCGCGGCGTAGAAGGCAAAATCCTTGCAACTCAATATGCTCGTGAGAACAAAGTTCCATTCTTCGGAATCTGTCTTGGCATGCAAGTAGCTTCAATTGAATATGCACGCAACGTTCTTGGACTGCAGGGTGCACATTCATCTGAGCTTGATCTGGCAACACCATACCCGATTATCGACTTGCTTCCAGAGCAAAAAGATATCGAGGACCTTGGCGGCACACTTCGTCTTGGACTTTACCCGGCTAAGCTTGATCCATCATCACGTGCATTTGAGGCATATCAGGATGAAGTTATCTATGAGCGTCACCGTCATCGCTATGAGTTCAACAATGAATACCGTCAAGCAATGGAAGACGCAGGATTCATCTTCTCAGGTACAAGCCCTGACGGCAGGCTAGTTGAAATTATCGAATTAAAAGATCATCCTTGGTTTGTGGCTTCCCAGTTCCACCCGGAATTTACATCAAGACCAACAAGACCGCAGCCATTATTCCGTGAATTCGTGAATGCATCATTGATGGCTTCTGAAAAATAA
- a CDS encoding toxic anion resistance protein, with protein MSQVPGLGKVDQMEEVLQQGPNNMKVQLQKEPEVQKLAQMIDYRNQVGMLEYGKAPADEISAFSGKILNTMQSSSMEESSALLKHLGKIMDRFDPKDFAEDKGFMKKIFNRGQKMVEKIMSKYQTMGGEIDKVYMEIVKYEDEMKRSTNTLEQLYEQNFQYYMELEKYIVAGDMKAAELKQQLPALETKAASGDQLAQMELDTMRNAVEVLEQRVYDLELAKQVAYQSAPQIRLLQRGNTKLIGKINSAFVTTIPIFKTGLINAIAAKRQKLVADSMNELEKRTNEMLVRNAQNISKQSVDIARLSGSPSIKMETIEETWSIILKGMQETKAIEDENKQLREQGRVRLQELQNNFKQIKNSR; from the coding sequence ATGTCTCAAGTACCAGGACTGGGTAAAGTGGATCAAATGGAAGAGGTTCTGCAGCAAGGGCCGAACAATATGAAAGTGCAGCTGCAAAAAGAGCCGGAAGTTCAAAAGCTTGCGCAAATGATTGACTACCGCAATCAAGTCGGCATGCTTGAATATGGAAAAGCACCGGCGGATGAAATTTCCGCTTTTTCAGGAAAAATATTAAATACGATGCAGTCAAGCAGTATGGAAGAGTCAAGCGCTCTCCTCAAACATCTTGGCAAAATCATGGACCGCTTTGATCCAAAGGATTTTGCAGAAGATAAAGGGTTTATGAAGAAAATCTTTAACCGCGGTCAGAAGATGGTAGAGAAAATCATGTCCAAGTACCAGACGATGGGCGGAGAAATTGATAAAGTGTACATGGAAATCGTCAAATATGAAGATGAAATGAAGCGTTCAACCAATACACTTGAACAGCTGTATGAACAAAACTTCCAATATTATATGGAGCTTGAAAAATATATCGTGGCCGGAGATATGAAAGCAGCTGAACTGAAGCAGCAGCTTCCGGCTTTAGAAACAAAAGCAGCATCAGGGGATCAGCTTGCACAAATGGAGCTTGATACAATGCGAAATGCGGTAGAAGTCCTTGAGCAAAGAGTTTATGACCTGGAGCTTGCCAAACAAGTGGCCTATCAGTCAGCGCCGCAAATACGGCTTCTGCAAAGAGGAAATACAAAGCTGATAGGAAAAATCAACTCTGCTTTCGTCACAACCATTCCAATCTTTAAAACAGGTCTTATCAACGCGATTGCTGCAAAAAGACAGAAGCTTGTGGCCGATTCTATGAACGAGCTTGAAAAACGCACAAATGAAATGCTTGTCCGTAACGCTCAAAATATATCAAAGCAAAGTGTTGATATTGCGAGACTTTCAGGAAGTCCAAGCATTAAAATGGAAACAATAGAAGAAACCTGGAGCATTATCCTAAAAGGAATGCAGGAAACAAAGGCCATTGAAGACGAGAACAAACAGCTTCGCGAACAAGGCCGCGTCCGCCTTCAGGAGCTTCAGAACAACTTTAAACAAATCAAAAACAGCCGCTGA
- a CDS encoding thymidine kinase — MYIMKQSGWLEVICGSMFSGKSEELIRRVRRAQFAKQQVKVFKPAIDNRYSDEEVVSHNGTAMISHAVASSSDLFKYITPETDVIAVDEVQFFDEDIVDVVTTLANHGYRVIAAGLDQDFRGEPFSTVPALMAVAELVTKLQAVCSVCGSPASRTQRLINGKPASYNDPIILVGASESYEPRCRHHHEVPEKPAKAFRSEQETQNLK; from the coding sequence ATGTATATTATGAAACAAAGCGGGTGGCTTGAGGTCATCTGCGGAAGCATGTTCTCGGGGAAATCTGAAGAGCTGATCAGAAGAGTCCGCCGGGCGCAATTTGCCAAACAGCAAGTGAAGGTGTTTAAGCCTGCCATCGATAATCGCTACAGTGATGAAGAGGTTGTTTCACATAATGGGACTGCGATGATCAGTCATGCCGTTGCCTCTTCAAGTGACCTATTTAAATATATTACACCCGAAACAGACGTTATCGCTGTTGATGAGGTTCAATTTTTTGATGAAGACATCGTGGATGTTGTCACAACGCTTGCCAATCATGGATACCGTGTGATTGCTGCAGGACTTGATCAAGATTTCAGAGGAGAGCCATTCAGCACGGTACCTGCACTAATGGCTGTCGCTGAGCTCGTAACAAAGCTTCAGGCTGTCTGCTCTGTTTGCGGATCTCCTGCAAGCCGCACCCAAAGACTGATTAATGGCAAACCGGCATCGTACAACGATCCAATCATTCTTGTCGGTGCATCTGAATCGTACGAGCCAAGATGCCGCCATCATCATGAAGTACCCGAAAAACCTGCTAAAGCTTTTCGAAGTGAGCAGGAAACTCAGAACTTAAAATAA
- a CDS encoding UDP-N-acetylglucosamine 1-carboxyvinyltransferase has translation MEKLKIAGGYPLKGTVNISGAKNSAVALIPATILAQSPVTIEGLPDISDVHILKGLLEEIGGTAEFKDNEMYVNPAEMISMPLPSGKVKKLRASYYLMGAMLGRFKKAVIGLPGGCHLGPRPIDQHIKGFEALGAQVTNEQGAIYLRAEELKGARIYLDVVSVGATINIMLAAVLAKGQTIIENAAKEPEIIDVATLLSSMGARIKGAGTDVIRIDGVESLHGCRHSIIPDRIEAGTYMIIGAAMGHEVLIDNVIPLHLESLIAKFREMGIHVETNNDQIWIVGGQKELKAVDIKTLVYPGFPTDLQQPFTSLLTKSTGTSVVTDTIYSARFKHIDELRRMGAKIKVEGRSAIVSGPTKLQGAKVKASDLRAGAALVAAGLIAEGVTEVTGLEHIDRGYSQLEEKLTSLGATIWREKLTEQEIEQLQSS, from the coding sequence ATGGAAAAGTTAAAAATAGCAGGCGGATATCCTTTAAAAGGAACGGTTAATATAAGCGGTGCCAAAAACAGTGCGGTTGCGTTAATACCCGCTACCATCCTCGCGCAATCACCCGTGACGATTGAAGGTTTACCCGATATTTCGGATGTACATATTTTGAAAGGGCTTCTCGAAGAGATAGGAGGGACAGCTGAATTTAAGGATAACGAAATGTATGTGAATCCGGCAGAGATGATCTCCATGCCTCTTCCAAGCGGGAAGGTCAAAAAGCTGCGCGCTTCCTATTATTTAATGGGTGCAATGCTTGGACGTTTTAAAAAGGCAGTTATCGGTTTGCCTGGAGGATGCCATCTTGGCCCTCGTCCTATTGATCAGCATATTAAAGGTTTCGAAGCTTTAGGGGCACAGGTAACAAATGAACAAGGTGCCATCTATTTGCGCGCTGAGGAATTAAAAGGTGCACGAATCTATTTGGACGTTGTAAGTGTAGGTGCAACTATTAATATTATGCTTGCTGCTGTGCTTGCAAAAGGACAGACGATTATTGAGAATGCGGCGAAAGAGCCGGAGATTATTGATGTTGCTACGCTTTTATCCAGCATGGGTGCAAGAATAAAAGGCGCAGGTACAGATGTCATCCGCATTGATGGTGTTGAAAGTCTTCATGGCTGCAGACACTCGATTATTCCGGACAGAATTGAAGCTGGGACGTATATGATTATCGGGGCAGCAATGGGTCATGAAGTGCTGATTGATAATGTGATTCCGCTTCACCTTGAATCTCTCATTGCAAAATTCAGAGAGATGGGCATCCACGTTGAAACAAATAATGATCAGATCTGGATTGTCGGCGGTCAGAAGGAACTAAAAGCGGTAGATATTAAAACACTTGTTTATCCAGGCTTTCCGACAGATCTGCAGCAGCCTTTTACATCCTTGTTAACGAAGTCTACTGGGACAAGCGTTGTAACGGATACAATCTATTCTGCGCGCTTTAAGCATATTGATGAATTGCGCCGGATGGGAGCAAAGATTAAGGTGGAAGGCAGATCAGCGATTGTGTCAGGGCCAACAAAGCTTCAAGGCGCCAAAGTAAAGGCGAGCGATCTTCGCGCAGGGGCCGCATTGGTGGCAGCGGGTTTGATTGCAGAAGGAGTGACAGAGGTTACGGGTCTCGAGCACATTGACCGCGGCTACAGCCAGCTTGAAGAAAAGCTGACAAGCCTCGGGGCAACAATTTGGCGTGAAAAGCTGACAGAGCAGGAAATTGAGCAGCTGCAAAGCTCATAA
- the rpmE gene encoding 50S ribosomal protein L31, giving the protein MKAAIHPNYKKVMVKCACGNEFETGSVKDEVRIEVCSECHPFYTGRQKFASADGRVDRFNKKYGLK; this is encoded by the coding sequence ATGAAAGCAGCTATACATCCTAACTACAAAAAAGTTATGGTTAAATGTGCTTGTGGAAATGAATTTGAAACTGGTTCTGTAAAAGACGAGGTGCGCATCGAGGTTTGCTCTGAGTGCCATCCATTCTACACAGGACGTCAAAAATTCGCTTCTGCTGACGGTCGTGTTGATCGCTTCAACAAAAAATACGGTCTTAAATAA
- the glpX gene encoding class II fructose-bisphosphatase, giving the protein MERSLSMELVRVTEAAALASARWMGRGKKDEADDAATSAMRDVFDTIPMKGTVVIGEGEMDEAPMLYIGEKLGTGYGPRVDVAVDPLEGTNIVASGGWNALAVIAIADHGNLLNAPDMYMDKIAVGPEAVGCIDINAPIIDNLKAVAKAKNKNIEDVVATILNRERHEHIIKELREAGARIKLINDGDVAGAINTAFDHTGVDILFGSGGAPEGVLAAVALKCLGGEIQGKLLPQNDEERERCEKMGLDVSRVLRMEDLVKGEDAIFAATGVTDGELLKGVQFKASIGTTQTLVMRAKSGTVRFIDGTHSLSKKPNLVMK; this is encoded by the coding sequence ATGGAAAGAAGTTTATCGATGGAACTAGTTCGCGTAACGGAGGCAGCAGCACTTGCTTCTGCACGCTGGATGGGTAGAGGCAAAAAAGATGAAGCTGATGATGCAGCAACATCCGCAATGAGAGACGTATTTGATACTATTCCGATGAAAGGCACAGTCGTAATCGGAGAAGGCGAGATGGACGAAGCGCCAATGCTCTACATCGGCGAAAAGCTTGGGACAGGCTATGGACCGCGTGTAGACGTTGCTGTTGATCCGCTTGAGGGTACAAATATCGTTGCATCAGGAGGCTGGAACGCACTTGCAGTCATTGCGATTGCAGATCACGGAAATCTTCTGAATGCACCGGATATGTACATGGATAAAATTGCGGTTGGACCTGAAGCAGTTGGCTGCATTGATATTAATGCTCCAATCATCGATAACTTAAAGGCTGTTGCAAAAGCGAAGAACAAAAACATTGAAGATGTCGTTGCAACGATCTTAAACCGTGAAAGACACGAGCATATCATTAAAGAGCTTCGCGAGGCGGGCGCCCGAATTAAGTTGATCAATGATGGAGACGTTGCTGGTGCGATTAATACAGCATTTGATCATACGGGTGTAGATATCCTGTTTGGATCAGGCGGCGCGCCTGAGGGCGTTCTGGCAGCAGTTGCGCTAAAATGTCTTGGGGGAGAAATCCAAGGCAAACTGCTTCCGCAAAATGATGAAGAACGCGAAAGATGCGAAAAGATGGGCCTAGACGTTAGCAGGGTACTCCGCATGGAAGACCTGGTTAAAGGCGAAGACGCCATTTTTGCAGCAACAGGCGTAACAGACGGGGAACTCCTTAAAGGGGTTCAGTTCAAAGCTTCTATCGGAACAACTCAAACACTTGTTATGCGTGCAAAATCAGGAACCGTTCGTTTCATTGACGGCACACACAGCTTAAGCAAAAAACCGAATCTAGTAATGAAATAA
- a CDS encoding DUF2529 domain-containing protein, whose product MMKIFMTQLNGHFSRIHEQEEAAIEDGARLLAQAAVGSGTIYIHGFDELGGIIGEAVLSAEPLPGAKPLFLEDGTMNKLTDADRVLLFTYRSNDLKAIELALKLREIGAGTVGVSCFMKDEEASLDELVDVHIDSKLKKGLIPDEDGSRYGYPALMTSLFAYYALSFTLKEILSEYE is encoded by the coding sequence ATGATGAAAATTTTCATGACACAATTAAATGGCCACTTCAGCCGGATCCATGAGCAGGAAGAGGCTGCAATAGAAGACGGCGCAAGACTGCTCGCACAGGCTGCAGTCGGAAGCGGCACAATTTATATACATGGATTTGATGAGCTTGGCGGCATTATTGGTGAAGCTGTGTTAAGCGCTGAGCCTCTGCCCGGTGCAAAACCTTTATTCCTTGAGGACGGTACAATGAATAAGCTGACAGATGCAGACCGCGTGCTGCTGTTTACCTATCGGTCGAATGACCTGAAGGCGATAGAGCTTGCTCTGAAGCTGCGTGAAATCGGCGCTGGCACAGTCGGCGTATCATGCTTTATGAAGGATGAAGAAGCAAGTCTTGATGAGCTTGTGGATGTTCATATTGATTCAAAGCTGAAAAAGGGTCTGATTCCCGATGAAGATGGCAGCCGCTATGGCTATCCTGCTTTAATGACTTCGCTATTTGCCTATTATGCGCTGAGTTTTACACTGAAAGAAATACTTAGCGAGTATGAATAG
- the rho gene encoding transcription termination factor Rho, with protein MSEVSISNLEHMKLKELYELARHYKISYYSKLTKKELIFAILKANAEQEDLLFMEGVLEIIQSEGFGFLRPINYSPSSEDIYISASQIRRFDLRNGDKVSGKVRPPKENERYYGLLHVEAVNGDDPESAKERVHFPALTPLYPNRQIILETKPNDLSTRIMDVIAPVGFGQRGLIVAPPKAGKTMLLKEIANSVTTNHPEAELIVLLIDERPEEVTDIERSVAGDVVSSTFDEVPENHIKVAELVLERAMRLVEHKKDVIILMDSITRLARAYNLVIPPSGRTLSGGIDPAAFHRPKRFFGAARNIEEGGSLTILATALVDTGSRMDDVIYEEFKGTGNMELHLDRSLAEKRIFPAIDIRRSGTRKEELLIPREHLEKLWAIRKSMSDSPDFAEKFLKKLRNSKSNEEFFSILDAEWKAAGVSGKRL; from the coding sequence ATGAGCGAGGTTTCAATTTCCAATCTCGAACATATGAAATTAAAAGAGTTATATGAACTTGCGCGTCATTATAAAATTTCATATTACAGTAAACTGACAAAAAAAGAATTGATCTTTGCCATTTTAAAAGCAAACGCTGAGCAAGAGGACTTATTGTTCATGGAAGGCGTTCTTGAAATTATTCAATCAGAGGGATTTGGGTTCTTAAGACCTATCAATTATTCCCCGAGTTCTGAAGATATCTATATTTCAGCTTCGCAAATCCGCCGTTTTGATTTAAGAAATGGGGACAAGGTTTCCGGTAAAGTGCGTCCGCCGAAGGAAAACGAACGCTATTACGGATTGCTTCACGTAGAGGCAGTAAATGGGGACGACCCTGAATCTGCAAAAGAGCGTGTTCATTTCCCGGCTTTGACACCGCTGTATCCGAACAGACAAATTATTCTTGAAACAAAACCAAATGACCTTTCGACACGCATCATGGACGTGATTGCTCCCGTTGGATTTGGACAGCGCGGACTAATCGTTGCGCCTCCTAAAGCTGGTAAAACGATGTTATTAAAAGAAATCGCTAACAGTGTGACAACGAATCATCCTGAAGCTGAACTGATCGTTCTTCTGATCGATGAGCGTCCTGAGGAAGTAACGGATATAGAACGTTCTGTAGCAGGCGATGTCGTAAGCTCAACATTTGATGAAGTTCCTGAGAACCATATCAAAGTCGCAGAGCTTGTACTTGAACGTGCAATGCGCCTTGTCGAGCATAAGAAAGATGTAATCATCCTGATGGACAGCATCACCCGTCTTGCGCGTGCTTATAACCTTGTTATTCCGCCAAGCGGACGTACCCTGTCAGGCGGTATCGATCCTGCTGCGTTTCACCGTCCGAAGCGATTTTTCGGAGCGGCAAGAAACATTGAAGAAGGCGGCAGCCTGACAATTCTTGCAACAGCTCTAGTAGATACAGGTTCACGCATGGATGATGTGATCTATGAGGAGTTTAAAGGAACGGGCAACATGGAACTTCACCTTGATCGTTCTCTTGCTGAAAAACGCATCTTCCCGGCAATCGATATCCGCCGTTCTGGAACGCGTAAAGAAGAATTGCTTATTCCTAGAGAACATCTTGAAAAGCTATGGGCGATCCGCAAATCAATGTCAGATTCACCTGACTTTGCTGAAAAATTCCTTAAAAAATTGCGTAATTCAAAATCCAATGAAGAATTCTTCAGCATTTTAGATGCTGAATGGAAAGCGGCAGGTGTCTCGGGAAAACGATTGTAA
- a CDS encoding response regulator → MNEKILIVDDQYGIRILLNEVFQKAGYQTFQAANGFQALEIVDKHSPDLVLLDMKIPGMDGIEILKRMRVVEPDIRVIIMTAYGELDMIQEAKDLGALTHFAKPFDIDEIRDAVRKYLPIRSN, encoded by the coding sequence ATGAATGAAAAAATATTAATTGTGGACGATCAGTACGGAATCCGAATTTTGCTGAATGAGGTTTTTCAAAAAGCGGGATATCAGACATTTCAGGCGGCAAATGGCTTTCAGGCTTTGGAAATTGTAGACAAGCATTCACCTGATTTAGTGCTTTTAGATATGAAAATTCCTGGAATGGATGGAATTGAAATCCTAAAACGCATGAGGGTGGTTGAGCCCGACATCCGCGTTATCATTATGACTGCGTACGGAGAGCTCGATATGATTCAGGAAGCGAAAGACCTTGGCGCGCTTACGCATTTCGCAAAACCGTTTGATATAGATGAGATTCGTGATGCTGTGAGAAAGTACCTTCCAATCAGATCGAATTAA
- the rpoE gene encoding DNA-directed RNA polymerase subunit delta, translating into MSISQYSKDQLKELSMVEVAYDLMTEKKQPYLFKDLVKEISQIIGLTQSQVEDKISQFYTDLNIDGRYICVGENTWGLRSWYPYEQIEEEVVPVAKPKKKKAKKAVAEDLELDDFDEVDEEELEYDDIEEYEDDTDDDLDDDDDLDDDAEEIDEVIEEEEFDLEEEELDEDLDEDLEEDEEEDL; encoded by the coding sequence TTGAGTATTTCACAATATTCCAAGGACCAGCTTAAAGAATTGTCAATGGTTGAAGTTGCATACGACCTGATGACAGAAAAAAAACAGCCATATCTTTTTAAAGATTTAGTAAAAGAGATCAGCCAAATTATCGGCTTGACTCAAAGCCAGGTTGAAGATAAAATTTCACAATTTTACACAGATTTAAATATCGACGGACGTTATATTTGTGTTGGAGAAAATACTTGGGGACTGCGCAGCTGGTACCCATATGAACAAATCGAAGAAGAGGTTGTGCCAGTCGCTAAGCCTAAGAAGAAAAAAGCGAAAAAAGCGGTTGCGGAAGACCTTGAGCTTGATGACTTCGATGAAGTGGATGAAGAAGAATTAGAATATGATGACATCGAAGAGTACGAAGACGATACTGACGATGACCTTGATGATGACGATGATCTGGATGACGATGCAGAAGAAATCGATGAAGTCATTGAAGAAGAAGAGTTCGATCTTGAAGAAGAAGAGTTAGATGAAGACCTGGACGAGGATCTTGAAGAAGATGAGGAAGAAGATTTATAA
- a CDS encoding fructose-bisphosphate aldolase, which yields MPLVSMTEMLNKAKSEGYAVGQFNLNNLEFTQAILQAAEEEKSPVILGVSEGAARYMSGFKTVVKMVEGLMEDLKVTVPVAIHLDHGSSFEKCKEAIDAGFTSVMIDASHHPFEENIETTAKVVDYAHSKGVSVEAELGTVGGQEDDVIAEGVIYADPKECDEMVKRTGIDCLAPALGSVHGPYKGEPNLGFKEMEEIGNLTGMPLVLHGGTGIPTHDIKKAISFGTAKINVNTENQIASAKAVRETLAAKPNEYDPRKYLGPARDAIKATVAGKMKEFGSAGRA from the coding sequence ATGCCTTTAGTATCAATGACAGAAATGTTGAATAAAGCAAAAAGCGAAGGTTACGCTGTAGGTCAATTTAACCTGAACAACCTTGAGTTCACTCAAGCAATTCTTCAAGCTGCTGAAGAAGAAAAATCACCTGTAATCCTTGGTGTATCTGAGGGCGCTGCACGTTACATGAGCGGCTTCAAAACAGTTGTTAAAATGGTAGAAGGACTTATGGAAGACTTGAAAGTGACTGTTCCAGTTGCGATTCACCTTGACCATGGTTCAAGCTTTGAAAAATGTAAAGAAGCAATCGATGCTGGATTCACTTCAGTTATGATTGATGCTTCTCACCACCCATTTGAAGAAAACATCGAAACAACTGCTAAAGTTGTGGACTATGCTCATTCAAAAGGCGTTTCTGTTGAAGCTGAGCTTGGAACTGTCGGCGGACAAGAGGACGACGTAATTGCTGAAGGCGTTATTTACGCTGATCCTAAAGAGTGCGACGAAATGGTAAAACGCACAGGCATAGACTGCCTTGCTCCTGCACTAGGATCTGTACACGGCCCTTACAAAGGCGAGCCTAACTTAGGCTTCAAAGAGATGGAAGAAATCGGTAACCTTACAGGTATGCCTTTAGTTCTTCATGGCGGAACTGGTATCCCAACACACGATATCAAAAAAGCGATCTCTTTCGGTACAGCTAAAATCAACGTTAACACTGAAAATCAAATCGCTTCTGCTAAAGCAGTTCGCGAAACATTAGCAGCTAAGCCTAACGAATACGATCCACGTAAATACTTAGGACCAGCACGCGATGCAATTAAAGCTACAGTTGCAGGCAAAATGAAGGAATTCGGTTCTGCTGGCAGAGCTTAA
- the fsa gene encoding fructose-6-phosphate aldolase — MLFFIDTANVEEIKEAQSLGVLSGVTTNPSLVAKENVSFHDRLREITEIVSGSVSAEVISLKAEEMIEEGKQLAKIAPNITVKVPMTPDGLKAVKALTDLGIKTNVTLIFNANQALLAARAGATYVSPFVGRLDDIGQNGMELISTIAQMFDIHGIESQIIAASIRHPMHVTEAALHGAHIATIPFNVINQLCKHPLTDQGIEKFLADWNNRKQ, encoded by the coding sequence ATGTTATTTTTCATTGATACGGCAAATGTCGAAGAAATTAAAGAAGCTCAGTCTCTCGGAGTTTTATCAGGTGTTACAACGAATCCGAGTTTAGTAGCAAAAGAAAATGTATCCTTTCATGATCGCCTAAGAGAGATCACAGAAATCGTCTCAGGTTCAGTCAGTGCAGAAGTTATTTCCTTAAAGGCAGAGGAAATGATTGAAGAGGGCAAGCAGCTTGCTAAGATTGCACCGAACATCACAGTGAAAGTTCCAATGACGCCAGACGGCTTGAAGGCTGTCAAAGCATTAACGGACCTTGGCATTAAAACGAATGTTACGCTGATTTTCAATGCAAATCAGGCATTGCTTGCAGCAAGAGCCGGTGCTACATATGTATCACCATTTGTCGGCAGATTGGATGACATTGGACAAAATGGCATGGAGCTGATTTCTACAATCGCGCAAATGTTTGATATTCACGGAATCGAATCTCAAATCATAGCAGCATCCATCAGACATCCAATGCACGTGACAGAAGCAGCTCTGCACGGTGCACATATTGCCACAATTCCATTCAACGTTATTAATCAGCTTTGCAAGCATCCTTTAACAGATCAAGGAATCGAAAAGTTTTTAGCAGACTGGAATAATCGTAAACAATAG